A section of the Triticum dicoccoides isolate Atlit2015 ecotype Zavitan chromosome 7A, WEW_v2.0, whole genome shotgun sequence genome encodes:
- the LOC119333425 gene encoding uncharacterized protein LOC119333425 isoform X2 has translation MALRSPSSTSPQDLGPRYSPPADSLPPTSQGGSSNGAKADVARKEVDHLLAKLKKEGVQIDGKIASIIDDEIARIKAEAKRENIINGLKRNGRLLRVVFGEEE, from the exons ATGGCGCTGCGCTCTCCCTCCAGCACTTCGCCGCAGGATCTGGGCCCCCGTTATTCGCCGCCGGCGGACTCTCTGCCTCCCACCTCTCAG GGTGGATCCAGCAATGGAGCCAAAGCGGATGTTGCTAGGAAGGAGGTTGATCATTTGCTGGCAAAATTAAAAAAGGAGGGAGTGCAGATAGATGGCAAGATAGCTAGTATTATTGATGATGAGATAGCTAGAATTAAAGCTGAAGCTAAGAG ggagaacatcatcaatggGCTGAAAAGGAACGGACGGCTG CTGCGTGTCGTCTTTGGCGAAGAAGAATAg
- the LOC119333425 gene encoding uncharacterized protein LOC119333425 isoform X1: MALRSPSSTSPQDLGPRYSPPADSLPPTSQGGSSNGAKADVARKEVDHLLAKLKKEGVQIDGKIASIIDDEIARIKAEAKRENIINGLKRNGRLVMLTISALAFGFLLGGELYEKALYAQLRVVFGEEE; this comes from the exons ATGGCGCTGCGCTCTCCCTCCAGCACTTCGCCGCAGGATCTGGGCCCCCGTTATTCGCCGCCGGCGGACTCTCTGCCTCCCACCTCTCAG GGTGGATCCAGCAATGGAGCCAAAGCGGATGTTGCTAGGAAGGAGGTTGATCATTTGCTGGCAAAATTAAAAAAGGAGGGAGTGCAGATAGATGGCAAGATAGCTAGTATTATTGATGATGAGATAGCTAGAATTAAAGCTGAAGCTAAGAG ggagaacatcatcaatggGCTGAAAAGGAACGGACGGCTGGTAATGCTCACTATTTCAGCTCTTGCTTTTGGTTTCCTTCTGGGAGGGGAACTTTACGAAAAGGCCCTCTATGCGCAGCTGCGTGTCGTCTTTGGCGAAGAAGAATAg